The following proteins are co-located in the Silene latifolia isolate original U9 population chromosome 1, ASM4854445v1, whole genome shotgun sequence genome:
- the LOC141646148 gene encoding uncharacterized protein LOC141646148: protein MILEPTGLWFMDDCVIRGVTKSTKTNFVGPIPTSWTQASHAQREAWFNNFRLSFAWSPSQEQNVRIRYNDVGTRRYRDVIWKVVRRPKEPDHMKGDKYEGLIKHTKSEAFQKKSKQASLNKRGGKEDAVNEPTHYAGSRSFWNRMLGRGKKKSLPIATTDGICFRTRIPS from the exons ATGATTCTTGAGCCGacgggattatg gtttatggacgattgcgtgatacgaggtgtcacgaaaagcacgaagactaatttcgtgggtccaattcctacatcgtggacacaagcttctcaTGCACAAAgagaggcgtggttcaataactttcgg ttatcatttgcttggtcaccgtctcaagaacagaatgtccgtatcaggtacaatgacgtcggtactcgacgatatcgggacgtgatttggaaggtagttaggcgcccaaaggaaccagaccacatgaaag gtgacaagtatgaaggcttaataaagcataccaaaagtgaagcttttcagaagaagtctaagcaagcatccctcaacaaaagaggaggaaaggaagacgccgtgaacgagcctactcattacgcgggttcacgatcgttctggaATCGTATGTTGGGT agaggaaagaagaagtcactGCCGATTGCGACGACGGACGGAATCTGTTTTCGGACACGCATTCCGAGTTGA